A stretch of Mycobacterium sp. ITM-2016-00316 DNA encodes these proteins:
- a CDS encoding FHA domain-containing protein: MNLCKAHGPFDGESCHSPGCIEDWMPYVPPAETPPIVCAAPGCDMPQPCPLHPQASEHPHLRARRAVREDPAAAPVSDEVARVRFPWGPITVPSSGVLNIGRDFGIECGSQISEFDNVSRRHAVIRVADGSVVVEDQLSTNGTTVNGVAVAPYAPHPVKHGDTLGFGAHLRALIECAEDNQ; the protein is encoded by the coding sequence ATGAACTTGTGCAAGGCACACGGACCGTTCGACGGGGAGTCCTGCCACTCGCCCGGGTGTATCGAAGACTGGATGCCCTACGTGCCGCCGGCCGAGACGCCACCGATTGTCTGCGCCGCTCCCGGATGCGATATGCCGCAACCCTGCCCGCTGCATCCGCAGGCCAGCGAGCATCCACATCTGCGGGCCCGGCGGGCGGTACGGGAGGATCCCGCGGCCGCGCCGGTATCCGACGAGGTTGCCCGAGTTCGTTTCCCGTGGGGTCCCATCACCGTTCCGTCGTCGGGTGTGCTGAACATCGGCCGTGACTTCGGGATCGAATGTGGCAGTCAGATATCGGAATTCGACAATGTGTCGCGCCGGCACGCGGTGATCCGAGTCGCCGACGGTTCGGTCGTGGTGGAAGATCAGTTGTCCACCAACGGCACCACGGTGAACGGGGTGGCGGTGGCCCCCTATGCACCGCATCCGGTCAAGCATGGCGACACGTTGGGGTTCGGCGCACATCTGCGCGCCCTGATCGAGTGTGCGGAGGACAACCAGTGA